A genomic segment from Desulfonatronum lacustre DSM 10312 encodes:
- a CDS encoding DUF2065 domain-containing protein — MQLLLAALGLALIMEGIPYFLWSEKMPEYLRFLSERPPSTLRKMGLAAIIAGLFFFALARKFF; from the coding sequence ATGCAACTGTTGTTGGCGGCTCTCGGCCTGGCCTTGATCATGGAAGGCATCCCCTATTTTCTGTGGTCCGAAAAGATGCCCGAGTATTTGCGGTTTCTCTCCGAACGACCGCCGTCCACGCTGCGCAAAATGGGCTTGGCGGCGATTATCGCCGGTTTGTTTTTTTTTGCCCTGGCCCGAAAGTTTTTTTAG
- a CDS encoding ubiquinone/menaquinone biosynthesis methyltransferase → MNPDHKDHGRRVVGLFGRIAPWYDFLNHFLSLGCDVVWRKRLRRCVRVHRTNRVLDLAAGTLDVSREIVRHMPDVDVVAMDFSEPMLRRGQRKIRGKGEEGGSLSRPRIQPVVADGRALPARDECVDCVTIAFGIRNIRPREAAYREVLRVLTPGGRFCILEFGAGRQKILRGFYNLYLHRVLPLIGRIFSGDPQAYRYLAESIQEFPDAGTLCGELLQAGFARAYSVPMTFGIVQLHIAEKAGTEREV, encoded by the coding sequence ATGAACCCGGACCACAAGGATCATGGACGCCGCGTCGTCGGCCTGTTCGGACGCATCGCGCCTTGGTACGATTTTCTGAATCACTTCCTGAGCCTGGGGTGCGACGTCGTCTGGCGCAAACGTCTCAGACGCTGCGTCCGGGTTCACCGGACCAACCGGGTCCTGGATTTGGCCGCCGGCACCCTGGACGTATCCCGGGAAATCGTCCGCCATATGCCGGACGTGGACGTCGTGGCCATGGATTTCTCCGAGCCCATGCTGCGTCGCGGACAGCGCAAGATTCGCGGTAAGGGAGAAGAAGGAGGCAGCCTTTCACGCCCACGCATCCAGCCGGTGGTGGCGGATGGACGGGCTCTGCCCGCCCGGGACGAATGCGTGGACTGCGTGACCATCGCCTTCGGAATCCGCAACATTCGCCCCAGGGAAGCGGCGTATCGGGAAGTGCTCCGAGTGCTCACGCCGGGAGGGCGATTCTGTATTCTGGAGTTCGGGGCAGGCCGTCAAAAAATCCTTCGCGGATTCTACAACCTTTACCTGCACCGCGTCCTGCCCCTGATCGGACGGATATTCTCCGGTGACCCCCAGGCCTACCGCTACCTCGCCGAATCGATCCAGGAATTTCCGGACGCCGGGACGTTGTGCGGGGAACTGCTTCAGGCAGGGTTTGCCCGAGCCTACTCCGTGCCCATGACCTTCGGGATCGTACAGCTGCACATCGCCGAGAAAGCCGGGACGGAGCGTGAAGTCTAA
- the mqnB gene encoding futalosine hydrolase codes for MQSPSFATKRILIVATATVMEMRAAFPGLSRHVPVEHAWSRLGVSKGGLQGRPCGELILLVTGVGPVNAGISLGRLLGSLSTGSSGNASEPVGVLNLGVAGAFSLERLPLGTTVVTTKEIWPEYGLLTASELDPRGIGLAQGKADGEPVWDRLRLTPESCARQMGLDISGLTKAVGLTVAGVSGTPERAEALRTRYACDIETMEGFALAWTCSLIRVPFVQVRTISNLVGSRDAAHWDLNGAKQRLALVASALLGDIEGTPCPN; via the coding sequence ATGCAATCCCCGTCATTCGCCACCAAACGCATCCTGATCGTGGCCACGGCCACGGTCATGGAGATGCGGGCCGCTTTTCCGGGTCTTTCCCGACACGTGCCGGTGGAGCATGCATGGAGCCGGCTGGGCGTTTCCAAAGGGGGACTTCAGGGACGGCCCTGTGGTGAACTGATCCTGCTGGTTACCGGGGTTGGACCGGTGAACGCCGGAATCTCCCTGGGGCGTCTGCTGGGCAGCCTGTCGACCGGTTCATCGGGAAACGCATCTGAACCCGTTGGCGTGCTGAACCTGGGCGTGGCCGGGGCCTTTTCCCTGGAACGGCTGCCTCTGGGAACGACCGTGGTGACGACAAAGGAAATCTGGCCGGAGTACGGCCTGTTGACCGCTTCCGAGCTTGACCCCAGGGGCATCGGATTGGCCCAGGGCAAAGCCGACGGCGAGCCGGTCTGGGATCGACTGCGACTCACGCCGGAAAGCTGTGCCCGCCAAATGGGACTGGATATTTCCGGCCTGACCAAAGCGGTCGGCCTGACGGTGGCCGGAGTGTCCGGCACGCCGGAGCGGGCCGAGGCCCTGCGGACCCGATACGCCTGCGACATCGAAACCATGGAAGGGTTCGCCCTGGCCTGGACCTGTTCTCTCATCCGGGTGCCCTTCGTGCAGGTGCGAACCATCTCCAACCTGGTGGGTTCCAGGGATGCCGCGCACTGGGACCTGAACGGCGCCAAGCAACGCTTGGCCCTGGTTGCATCCGCACTGCTCGGCGATATTGAGGGAACTCCATGTCCGAACTGA
- a CDS encoding 1,4-dihydroxy-6-naphthoate synthase produces MSELITPPLPLTVAVSPCPNDTFIFGAWVLGQCAPLPDRTASFIWEDVQVLNEAAVRREYDVIKVSAAQALELLDDYVLLPAGGAFSKVHGPKLVTSPPTSSSSPSGAPRTIAVPGLGTTAAALLRRAWTEPVELIPVRYDRIVDMVLRGEVDAGLLIHESALLLDRYGLSCILDLGRWWDERTNGLPLPLGCILGRRTLGIETLEWITGRIQASLSHASHAPDSIWPLVRALAQEMDDEVLRTHIRTYVNHYSRDMDEEGARALEYLNGMIHA; encoded by the coding sequence ATGTCCGAACTGATCACGCCGCCCTTGCCCCTGACCGTGGCCGTTTCTCCGTGTCCCAACGACACGTTCATCTTCGGCGCTTGGGTGCTCGGCCAATGCGCCCCCTTGCCGGACCGAACCGCGTCCTTCATCTGGGAGGACGTGCAGGTGCTCAACGAGGCCGCTGTTCGAAGAGAATACGACGTGATCAAGGTTTCCGCTGCCCAGGCCTTGGAACTGCTGGACGATTACGTCCTGCTCCCGGCGGGAGGAGCGTTCAGCAAGGTGCATGGACCGAAGCTGGTGACCTCCCCTCCCACCTCATCCTCATCTCCTTCAGGCGCTCCGCGGACCATCGCCGTGCCGGGCCTGGGAACCACGGCCGCGGCTCTGTTGCGCCGAGCCTGGACCGAACCGGTGGAGTTGATTCCGGTGCGCTATGACCGAATCGTGGACATGGTGCTGCGCGGCGAGGTGGATGCCGGGCTTTTGATCCATGAAAGCGCCCTGCTGCTGGACAGGTACGGGCTGTCCTGCATCCTGGATCTCGGCCGCTGGTGGGACGAACGAACGAACGGCCTGCCCCTGCCCCTGGGGTGCATCCTTGGACGGCGGACTCTGGGCATTGAGACGTTGGAGTGGATCACTGGGCGGATTCAGGCCAGCCTGAGCCATGCGTCCCACGCCCCGGACTCCATCTGGCCCCTGGTCCGTGCCCTGGCTCAGGAAATGGACGACGAAGTGCTCCGGACCCATATCCGAACGTATGTCAATCATTACAGCCGGGATATGGACGAGGAAGGCGCGCGCGCCTTGGAATACCTGAATGGGATGATCCATGCATAA